CCCTCGATGCCGCGCTGGGCATCGGCGGCGTGCCGCGCGGCCGCATCGTGGAAATCTACGGGCCGGAATCCAGCGGCAAGACCACCCTGGCGCTGCACATCATCGCGGAGGGGCAGAAACTGGGCGGCGTGGCGGCGTTCATCGACGCCGAGCATGCCCTCGATGCCCACTATGCCAAGAACCTGGGCGTCGACGTGGACAACCTGATCGTCTCGCAGCCCGATACCGGCGAGCAAGCGCTGGAGATCACGGAAACCCTGGTGCGCAGCGGCGCGCTCGACGTGGTGGTGATTGATTCGGTGGCGGCGCTGGTGCCCAAGGCCGAAATCGAAGGTGAAATGGGCGAAGCGCAGATGGGCCTGCAAGCGCGCTTGATGAGCCAGGCCATGCGCAAGCTCGCCGGCGCCATCAGCCGCACCAACGTCTGCGTCGTGTTCATCAATCAGATCCGCGAAAAGATCGGCGTGCTGTTCGGCAGTCCGGAGACCACCACCGGCGGCCGCGCGCTCAAGTTTTATGCGTCGGTGCGCCTGGATGTGCGCCGCATCGCCTCGATCAAGGACGGCGACAACGCCACCGGCAATCGCACCAAAGTCAAGGTGGTGAAGAACAAAGTGGCGCCGCCCTTCAAGGAAGCGGAATTCGATCTGATGTACGGCACCGGCATCTCTTCCGAGGGTGATCTCGCCGATCTGGCGATCAATTTGAAGCTCATCGAGAAAAGCGGCACCTGGTTCACCGTCGGTGAAGACCGCATGCAAGGCCGCGAGAACCTGAAGAAGTATTTGGTTGATAATCCCGAGGTGAAGAAGAACCTCGAGCTCAAAGTGCGCAAGGCAGTGGGGTTGATCAAGGAAGAGGCCCAGCCTGCGGCCCCCGCCGAGGCCGGCAAATCAGCCAAGCCCGCGGCGCCCGCTCCAGCGGCAGCAGCACCGGCGAAGAAGTAGCGGCTGTCTGGAATCTTGTGAACCGTCCCACGTGCCGTTGGAACTTCACAAATTCCCGCGAGAGCAAACATGATTTCCTCCAGCGGCCGTCAGTCCAATCTCTTCGAAAACGGCGAAGAAAAGCTCAAAGCGGCTTTGACCAAGGCCTATCGCCTGCTGGCGCTGCGCAGCCGCAGTGAGAAAGAGCTGCACGACGCGCTCCGCAAGGCTGGTTTTGATGAGGAGATTGTGGCCGCCGCGCTTGCCGAATGCCGGCGCCAGCATTATCTTGACGACACCGGCTTTGCGCGTTCGTTCATTCAAAGCCGGCTGCGCAACCGTCCGATGGGTCGGGAACGGCTGGCCGTCGAGCTGCGGCAAAAGGGCATCGCGGCCGAGATCATTGCCGCTGCGCTCGATGAGGTTTTCACCGACAGCGCAACCTTGACGCTGGCGAACCAGCTCGCCGACAAGCAGCGCAAGAAACTTGCGGCCCTGCCGCCGCGGAAGGCGCGGCAAAAACTTGCGGACTTTCTGCAACGTCGAGGATTTGATTGGGAGACGATTCGGGCGACGCCGCTGTGGCAGGAGTTGCGTGAAGATGATTCCGGAGGGTAGGATTCGAGAGTTCCCTGGGATTTGGCCGCAAAGTGCGCAAACTCGAGCAGCTCCTGTTCGAAATACTGCGCGGCAAATCGGACGCCGCCATTTCGTTTGGCGATCTACGGCTTTTTGCTCTTGCGCCTGGGGTTTGACGAAAGTGAGAGGCAGTCATCATATATTTCGAAAAGACGGCGTCGAAGAAAAGATAAACCTGCAGGGAATTTGGCAATCCCATTCCCGCTCCGCAAGAGCGGCGCTTGGTGCTGACGCGAGAAGGCCGTAGAAGCTCGTGGGTTTCTGGTCACACTGCCGAAAAACAACCATTCCGGCGGCGTGACCGGAACGCTTGGTGAGGGAGCATGGGGCAATGAGCAGAAGTCACCCCGACAACCAAACGGAAGTTTACAAGTTCTGGCTCGGTTTTTTTGAGAAAGTAACTGTACTGATTGTTGCGGCGGTGATCTTGCCGGGTATTGTTGGTCAATTGAGCTTCCAGTTTACCTTGGCGGCGGGTTGGGTGGGCGTTGTTTTGGTTTTGCTGGTGATCATGCCATGGCTCAGTTACAGTCTCTGGCACCTGCCCAAAGCAGAAGATAACTCGCAAGGAGATGAGTCATGACCAGTGAGATGGCCTTCACCGTGATGATAACACCGGTGGCTCTGACCGGCATCTACTTGGTCTGGTGGACGCGCCGGGAAACGCGCAAAGACAGAAATCAATGATTGGGACATACAATTCAGGATATTCACATGAAGTCCAAAGCCGTTCGGCAGTCCTTTCTCGATTATTTCAAGCGGCAGGGTCACACCATCGTTCCCTCCGCGCCGGTGGTGCCGTTGGATGATCCGACGTTGCTGTTCACCAACGCCGGCATGAACCAGTTCAAGAACATTTTTCTCGGCACCGAGCAACGTGACTACAAGCGCGCGGCCGACACGCAAAAGTGCATTCGCGTCAGCGGCAAGCACAATGATCTCGAAGACGTCGGCTTCGACACCTATCATCACACCTTCTTCGAGATGCTCGGCAACTGGTCCTTCGGCGACTACTACAAGGCCGAGGCCATTGCCTGGGCGTGGGAGCTGCTCACCAAAGAATGGGGTCTGCCGAAGGATCGCCTGTACGCGACGATTTACAAAACGGATGACGAAGCCGCGGGATGGTGGCGCAAAATCGCCGGCCTGCCGAGCGATCGTATTCAGCGCTTCGGCGAGAAGGACAACTTCTGGGAAATGGGCGAAACCGGCCCCTGCGGCCCGTGCTCGGAGATTCACATCGATCTCACCCCGGACAAATCCGGCGCCGGCCTGGTGAATGCCGGCGACCCGCGCGTGATGGAAATCTGGAATCTCGTGTTCATTCAATACAACCGCGAGGCCGACGGCACGCTGGTTGAATTGCCTGCCAAACACGTCGACACCGGCATGGGCTTCGAGCGCGTGCTCGCTGTGCTCAATAAAGTCCAATCGAACTACGACACCGACCTCTTCACGCCGATTCTGGAAACGATCAGCGAGATCTCCGGCAAGGGTTATGATTTCGAGAACGGCATGCCGCATCGCGTGCTGGCCGATCACATTCGCTGCCTGACCTTTGCCATCGGCGACGGCGCCCTGCCTTCAAACGAAGGCCGCGGTTACGTGCTGCGCCGCATTCTGCGCCGCGCCGCGCGCTTCGGCAGAAAACTCGGCATGCACGAGCCCTTCGTTTACAAACTGGTGCAGCCGGTGGTGGAGGTCATGGGCGAGACGTTCTCGGAGCTGCACGACAAGCACGAATACATCAGCCGGGTGATCAAAGCCGAAGAGGAAAGCTTCAATCACACGCTCGATCGTGGACTGGAGATTTTCAGCGGCATCGTCGCCAAATTGGACAAGGAAAAGAAGAACAAGATTCCGGGCGAAGATGCTTTTCGCCTGTATGATACCTACGGCTTTCCGCTCGATCTCACCCAACTCATGGCGCGCGAGCGTGACCTGCTGGTGGATGAAGCAGGCTTCAACGCCGCCATGGCAGTGCAGAAGAGCAAATCACGTGAAGCCGGCAAATGGGATTATCACACCAGCCTGAAGCCGGATGAATGGCGCGAGCTGACCGCCGGCGCCGCCTCGCGCTTTGTGGGCTACACCGATCTCGAGCTGCAAGCTGAAATCCGGCGCTTGCAGCAAGAGGGCGAGCGCGTGGTGTTCACGCTCTCCCATACGCCGTTCTATGCGGAATCCGGCGGGCAAGTCGGCGACCAGGGCCGCGTGGAGGGCGAGGGCTTCGTGATCGAAGTCAGCGACGTGCAAAAAGTCGGATCACACATTGCGCATGTCGGCAAGCTGCTGTACGGCCAAATCGAGAATCCCCGCGTGCTGGCGCAAGTCGATGCCCGGTTGCGGCTCGACACGGCGCGCAATCACACCGCCACGCATCTGCTGCATCGCGCCTTGCGCGATACCGTCGGCAAGCACGTCACCCAGGCGGGTTCGCTCGTCGCTCCCGCGCGCCTGCGCTTCGATGTCACGCACTTCGAGCGCATCTCGCCGGCCCAGCTCGAGGACATTGCAGGCATCGTCAACGAGCAAATCCGCGCTGATCTGGAAATCACCACCAGCCAGATGCCATATGACGAGGCACGCCAGCTCGGCGCGATGGCGATTTTCGAGGAGAAATACGGCGACATCGTGCGCGTCGTCCGCATCGGCGATTTTTCGCTGGAGTTGTGCGGCGGCACGCATTTGCATCACACCGGCGAGGCGGGGCTGTTTTCCCTGCTGAGCGAAGGCTCGGCGGCCGCCGGCATTCGCCGGTTGGAGGCCGCCACCGGCCGCGGCTCGGAATTGCTGGTGCGCAAGGAAAGGCGCATGGCCGAAGAACTGCGCGCCTTGCTCAACAGCAATGAAGACGACGTCACCGAGCGCGTGCGGCAGCTTCTGGAGGAACGCAAGACGCTCGAGCGCGAGCTGCGCCAGTTGCGTTTGAAACTGGCGCAACAGGAGATTGTTGATCTCGCCAATCGCGCCATGCCTCTCAACGGCTTTCGTTTCGTCACCGCCCGGGTGGAAGCGAACACCGCGGACGATCTCAAACAAATGGGCGACACGTTGCGCGAAAAGCTCGGCAGCGGCGTGGGCGTGCTGGCGGCAGTGATGGACGACAAACTCACCTTCGCGTGCGTGGTCACCGATGATTTGATTCAACAGCAAAAGCTGAAGGCCGGTGAGATCGTCAAGCGGGTTGCTGCCATAGCCGGCGGTTCGGGCGGCGGCAGGCCGCATTTGGCGCTCGCCGGCGGCAAAGACGTGCACCGTTTGCAGGAAGCCCTGAACCAGGTACCCAAAATCTTGCAGGAGATGACCAATCGCTAGGCCAGCCGCATCTCAGGTGGGCAGCGGCAGCGCGACGGTTGCTCACCGCCCGGCCACGGCGCGCGACGGTGTTTGGCGCCAGCGCGAAGGCCCACACAAAGTCTACGACTACCTGTTGTCCGTGCGCGCGCAGAGCGGCGCGGGCCACTTTGTCCTGATCGATCCCGACAAGTGGGAATTCACCCAGCTCGCCGGCATGGCGGCCGCCGCCAGTGAAGGTGGCGCCGACGCCATTCTCATCGGCAGCAGCATGCTGCTGAATCCGCATTTCGATGACATCGTCCTCGCGATTCGCGCCGCGACGGAGATACCATGCCTGCTCTTCCCCGGCAGCACCATTCAACTCTCCCGCCATGCCGACGCGGTCTTGTTTCTCTCGTTGATCAGCGGCCGCAATGCCAACTACCTGATTGGCGAACAAGTCAAAGCCGCGCCGCTCATCCGGCATTTCGGCATTGAATCCATCGCCACTGGCTACATGCTGATCGACTCCGGCCGCATGACCTCCGCCGAATACATGAGCAACACCCGGCCGATGCCGCGTGACAAGCATGACATCGCCAAAGCCACGGCGCTGGCCGCGCAATACCTTGGCATGCAGTGGGTGTATCTGGAAGCCGGCAGCGGCGCCGAACATGCGATTTCGCCGGAGATGATTGCGGCGGTGGCCGGGTATGTCGAGGTGCCGGTGATCGCCGGCGGCGGCATTCGCACGCCCGAGCAGGCCGCCAAATGTGTGGCCGCCGGCGCGGCTTTCGTGGTGACGGGCAACGTGTTCGAGCAAGCCGGCGGCGGCGCGCTGATTCGGGATTTCGCCGCCGCAATTCACGCCGGCTCGCCACCGGCGCCCTGACGGCCGGCCAATGTCACCGCCACTACCCAGTCAAGCGAGTTTCCGTGCAGCGCGGCCGGCAGCTTCGATAGATTCTCATCAGGACGTTTGCGGTTAGGACATAGAATGATAGACATGCACTCGCATCTGTTGCCGGCGATTGACGACGGCTCGGAAAGCTGGGAAGAATCCCTGCAGATGGCTGCCCAAGCCGTTGCCACCGGCACCACCGAGCTGGCCGTCACCCACCATATCCTCGACAACACGCAGTATCGCCTGGAGTCGGAGATACTCGCGAAGTTTGCCGAAATGAAACAACGGCTGCTGCAGGCCAAGGTGGCGCTGAAGCTGCATCTCGCCGCCGAAATCTTCTATCAGCCCGAGATGGAGCTGTCCCACGAAATCTCGACCTTCAACAACAACGGCCGTTACTTTCTGGTGGAATTTCCGATGCAGGGCATTCCGCGCGGCGCAGATGACACCTTCTTTCAGTTCGTGCTCGAGGGCAAAATCCCGATCATTGCGCACCCCGAACGCAATTTCGGCTTTCTGAAGAACCCACAACGCGCCTATGACTTCGTGCAGCGCGGCGCCCTGTTGCAGTTGAACGCCGGCAGCCTGGACGGCAAATACGGCGAAGGCGTCAAAGCGCTGGCCATGGCCCTGCTCGACAGCCGGTTGATTCACTTCATCGGCAGCGACGGCCACAACACCGGCCGCCGGCCCATGCGCATCGGCAGCAGCTTCGGCATTGTGCGCGACATGTGGGGCGAGGAAACGGCGCAACGCATCTTTCATGACAATCCCCGCCAGGCGCTCGCCGGTGAAGACATCAAGATTCCGGAGCCGCTGCCGGTGGAAGCGGTGCGCAAACGCTCGAGCTTCAGTCCGCTGAGTCTGTTGAAGAAGCTGGTTGCGAGAAATGCCTAAACAACCGCCGGCGAGACGCTCTCCCCTCAAACCAGACGCCGCCACCCGCGTCACACCGGAACAATTCCTCTCCGTCTTTCCGCCGGCCACGCAAGCCCTTGCGCAACGCCTGCGCCGCCTCATCAAGCAAACGCTTCCCCATTGTCTCGAAGCAGTTTATCCCGGCTGGCGGCTGCTCGGCTATCGCATTCGCGGCGAGGGCAAGAGCCACTATTTCGCCTTTCTCGCGCCCAAGCAGGATCACGTCGTGCTCGGTTTTGAATTCGGTGTTTTTCTCTCCGACCCTGGAGGCTTGCTGCAAGGCGAGGGCAAGCAAGTGCGGCAATTGACGATCAGGAGCATGGCGGACTGGCGGCCGCGGAAATTTGCGGCGTTTATTCGAGAGGCCGCCGCGCTGGCCGCGATGCCGAAGGCGGCGATGGCACGCAAGCAGTTCGGCAAACGGAGCTGAAATGCGGCCATCCGCCATAATCCTTGCTAATTTCGGCGGGTTGTTCTATGTTGCGTCGTGCCAGACCGCCGGGGCGAAATCACTGCGCGGCGGAGTGATGGCATTTGCCTGACTGATGGGCCAGGGAAGTACATGGCCGGGCGCGCAACCGGGGAATGGCCCTCATGCCGGCCCGGAAGTCGTGGAATAGTTTCTCGGCGCCGTTTGAAAAAAATGGAACTCGCAATCGGTTAAGCGTTTTCAAAAGGCGGGAAACG
The bacterium DNA segment above includes these coding regions:
- the recA gene encoding recombinase RecA, whose amino-acid sequence is MEKNEKLKALDLAIQQIDRQFGKGSVMKLGDERAKVQIDVIPTGSISLDAALGIGGVPRGRIVEIYGPESSGKTTLALHIIAEGQKLGGVAAFIDAEHALDAHYAKNLGVDVDNLIVSQPDTGEQALEITETLVRSGALDVVVIDSVAALVPKAEIEGEMGEAQMGLQARLMSQAMRKLAGAISRTNVCVVFINQIREKIGVLFGSPETTTGGRALKFYASVRLDVRRIASIKDGDNATGNRTKVKVVKNKVAPPFKEAEFDLMYGTGISSEGDLADLAINLKLIEKSGTWFTVGEDRMQGRENLKKYLVDNPEVKKNLELKVRKAVGLIKEEAQPAAPAEAGKSAKPAAPAPAAAAPAKK
- a CDS encoding recombination regulator RecX; protein product: MISSSGRQSNLFENGEEKLKAALTKAYRLLALRSRSEKELHDALRKAGFDEEIVAAALAECRRQHYLDDTGFARSFIQSRLRNRPMGRERLAVELRQKGIAAEIIAAALDEVFTDSATLTLANQLADKQRKKLAALPPRKARQKLADFLQRRGFDWETIRATPLWQELREDDSGG
- the alaS gene encoding alanine--tRNA ligase, giving the protein MKSKAVRQSFLDYFKRQGHTIVPSAPVVPLDDPTLLFTNAGMNQFKNIFLGTEQRDYKRAADTQKCIRVSGKHNDLEDVGFDTYHHTFFEMLGNWSFGDYYKAEAIAWAWELLTKEWGLPKDRLYATIYKTDDEAAGWWRKIAGLPSDRIQRFGEKDNFWEMGETGPCGPCSEIHIDLTPDKSGAGLVNAGDPRVMEIWNLVFIQYNREADGTLVELPAKHVDTGMGFERVLAVLNKVQSNYDTDLFTPILETISEISGKGYDFENGMPHRVLADHIRCLTFAIGDGALPSNEGRGYVLRRILRRAARFGRKLGMHEPFVYKLVQPVVEVMGETFSELHDKHEYISRVIKAEEESFNHTLDRGLEIFSGIVAKLDKEKKNKIPGEDAFRLYDTYGFPLDLTQLMARERDLLVDEAGFNAAMAVQKSKSREAGKWDYHTSLKPDEWRELTAGAASRFVGYTDLELQAEIRRLQQEGERVVFTLSHTPFYAESGGQVGDQGRVEGEGFVIEVSDVQKVGSHIAHVGKLLYGQIENPRVLAQVDARLRLDTARNHTATHLLHRALRDTVGKHVTQAGSLVAPARLRFDVTHFERISPAQLEDIAGIVNEQIRADLEITTSQMPYDEARQLGAMAIFEEKYGDIVRVVRIGDFSLELCGGTHLHHTGEAGLFSLLSEGSAAAGIRRLEAATGRGSELLVRKERRMAEELRALLNSNEDDVTERVRQLLEERKTLERELRQLRLKLAQQEIVDLANRAMPLNGFRFVTARVEANTADDLKQMGDTLREKLGSGVGVLAAVMDDKLTFACVVTDDLIQQQKLKAGEIVKRVAAIAGGSGGGRPHLALAGGKDVHRLQEALNQVPKILQEMTNR
- a CDS encoding geranylgeranylglyceryl/heptaprenylglyceryl phosphate synthase yields the protein MGSGSATVAHRPATARDGVWRQREGPHKVYDYLLSVRAQSGAGHFVLIDPDKWEFTQLAGMAAAASEGGADAILIGSSMLLNPHFDDIVLAIRAATEIPCLLFPGSTIQLSRHADAVLFLSLISGRNANYLIGEQVKAAPLIRHFGIESIATGYMLIDSGRMTSAEYMSNTRPMPRDKHDIAKATALAAQYLGMQWVYLEAGSGAEHAISPEMIAAVAGYVEVPVIAGGGIRTPEQAAKCVAAGAAFVVTGNVFEQAGGGALIRDFAAAIHAGSPPAP
- a CDS encoding DUF1801 domain-containing protein, whose protein sequence is MPKQPPARRSPLKPDAATRVTPEQFLSVFPPATQALAQRLRRLIKQTLPHCLEAVYPGWRLLGYRIRGEGKSHYFAFLAPKQDHVVLGFEFGVFLSDPGGLLQGEGKQVRQLTIRSMADWRPRKFAAFIREAAALAAMPKAAMARKQFGKRS